From a region of the Haloferax volcanii DS2 genome:
- a CDS encoding 4-phosphopantoate--beta-alanine ligase, with protein MSDIEIPESHPRYQSLLTRHRIEEGVEKGITSRQGLIAQGRGEAFDYLLGERTLPSSDEATRAAAAHLLLADQPVISVNGNVAALCPGEVVDLAAAVDADIEVNLFNRTDERMRAIAAHLRDHGADEVKGLTGDGRIPGIDHERAKVDADGIGSADVVVVPLEDGDRAEALGAMDKVEIVVDLNPMSRSAQVATVPIVDNIMRAVPNIAAHARDLRGSGATREELETIVADFDADAALDAAERAIRAGDE; from the coding sequence ATGAGCGACATCGAGATTCCCGAGAGCCACCCGAGATACCAGTCGCTTCTCACCCGCCACCGCATCGAGGAGGGCGTCGAGAAGGGTATCACGAGCCGGCAGGGACTCATCGCGCAGGGGCGCGGCGAGGCGTTCGACTACCTCCTCGGCGAGCGGACGCTTCCGAGCTCGGACGAGGCGACGCGGGCGGCCGCGGCGCACCTTCTGCTCGCGGACCAGCCGGTCATCTCCGTCAACGGGAACGTCGCGGCGCTTTGCCCCGGCGAAGTCGTCGACCTCGCCGCCGCCGTCGACGCCGACATCGAGGTGAACCTGTTCAACCGCACCGACGAGCGCATGCGGGCCATCGCGGCCCACCTGCGCGACCACGGCGCGGACGAGGTGAAGGGGCTCACCGGCGACGGGCGGATTCCGGGTATCGACCACGAGCGCGCGAAGGTCGACGCCGACGGCATCGGGAGCGCCGACGTGGTGGTCGTTCCGCTGGAGGACGGCGACCGGGCCGAGGCGCTCGGTGCGATGGACAAAGTCGAGATCGTCGTCGACCTCAACCCGATGTCGCGGTCGGCGCAGGTCGCCACGGTCCCCATCGTGGACAACATCATGCGCGCGGTTCCGAACATCGCGGCTCACGCGCGCGACCTGCGGGGCTCCGGCGCGACACGCGAGGAACTGGAAACTATCGTCGCTGACTTCGACGCCGACGCCGCCCTCGACGCGGCCGAGCGGGCGATTCGCGCCGGCGACGAGTGA
- a CDS encoding pantoate kinase — MSDDATAFVPGHVTGFFSAHPDDDPAVAGSRGAGLTLSHGVSVTVEPAPVTAITLDGEAVEMPPVVGVLRALGVTAAVDAESELPLGAGFGVSGAMALGTALAANAVFACGRSENELITLAHVAEVRAGTGLGDVVAQARGGMPLRIDPGAPRHGYMDGIPARPHIEYVTFGGLSTADIIGGDTSTLTAAGEAALDALAEEPTVERFLAESRQFARDAGLLTDRVETAIADVRDAGGDAAMAMLGETVFAVGTGLSDAGYDTERCRIHPAGSTLDSA, encoded by the coding sequence ATGAGCGACGACGCGACGGCGTTCGTGCCCGGGCACGTGACGGGGTTTTTCAGCGCCCACCCCGACGACGACCCGGCGGTCGCCGGCTCTCGCGGGGCGGGGCTGACACTCTCCCACGGCGTCTCCGTGACGGTCGAACCGGCACCGGTGACGGCGATCACTCTCGACGGCGAAGCGGTCGAGATGCCGCCGGTCGTAGGCGTGCTTCGAGCGCTCGGTGTGACCGCCGCAGTCGACGCGGAGAGCGAATTACCGCTCGGCGCGGGGTTCGGCGTCTCCGGTGCGATGGCGCTCGGGACCGCGCTCGCGGCGAACGCGGTGTTCGCCTGCGGACGGTCGGAAAACGAACTCATCACCCTCGCGCACGTGGCCGAGGTCCGCGCGGGGACCGGCCTCGGCGACGTAGTGGCGCAGGCCCGTGGTGGGATGCCTCTCCGCATCGACCCCGGGGCACCGCGACACGGATACATGGACGGGATTCCCGCACGCCCACACATCGAGTACGTCACCTTCGGTGGCCTCTCGACGGCCGACATCATCGGTGGCGACACGAGCACGCTCACCGCCGCCGGCGAGGCGGCACTCGACGCACTCGCGGAAGAGCCGACGGTGGAGCGATTCCTCGCCGAGTCACGGCAGTTCGCACGCGACGCCGGCCTGCTCACCGACCGTGTCGAGACGGCCATCGCAGACGTGCGAGACGCCGGTGGTGACGCGGCGATGGCGATGCTCGGCGAGACGGTGTTCGCCGTCGGAACGGGCCTTTCGGACGCCGGGTACGACACCGAGCGATGCCGCATCCACCCCGCGGGGTCGACGCTCGACTCCGCGTGA
- a CDS encoding SHOCT domain-containing protein produces MTDAERVVDDAVEDASDDDDDSPLQELVAGVVVALIFLVGFGLLALGEWWFWIVFPVGFAGVLPAALALVRIYESRRGYDASESMTTETEDALETLRRRYATGELSEEEFEAKVERLLETETVADARESAASRRREGKAGETERETAFDRD; encoded by the coding sequence ATGACCGACGCGGAGCGCGTCGTCGACGACGCCGTCGAGGACGCGAGCGACGACGATGACGATTCGCCGCTCCAAGAGTTGGTCGCCGGCGTCGTCGTGGCGCTCATCTTTCTGGTCGGCTTCGGCCTACTCGCGCTCGGGGAGTGGTGGTTCTGGATCGTCTTCCCGGTCGGCTTTGCGGGCGTGCTCCCCGCCGCACTCGCCCTCGTCCGCATCTACGAGTCCCGCCGCGGCTACGACGCGTCCGAGTCGATGACGACCGAGACCGAAGACGCGCTCGAAACGCTCCGGCGGCGCTACGCGACAGGCGAACTCTCAGAGGAGGAGTTCGAGGCGAAAGTCGAGCGACTGTTGGAGACGGAGACGGTCGCGGACGCCCGGGAGTCGGCGGCCTCGCGGCGACGCGAAGGCAAAGCGGGCGAGACGGAGCGGGAGACGGCGTTCGACCGCGACTGA
- the aspS gene encoding aspartate--tRNA(Asn) ligase yields MRNRTYTADAEPGDTVTVAGWVHEVRDLGGIAFLILRDTSGKIQVKFEKDEMDDDLVETGLGVHRESVISVTGEVDEEPRAPTGVEVTPESLDVIAEAEAQLPLDPSGKVDAELSTRLDNRTLDLRKDEVKAIFEIRAEVQRAVRDKFRDLRATEINTPKIVATGTEGGTELFPITYFGQEAFMNQSPQLFKQLMVGSGLERVFEVGPIFRAEEHNTPRHLNEATSIDFESAFIDHTEAMDVCEAVVTAAYEAVEENCQDELEALGLEEEFEAPSGEFPRLTYEEAIERINATGELDEQLVWGDDLPTEGEKALGEDVGEHYFITDWPSEIKPFYIKDHDDDETLSTGFDMMHPNMELVSGGQREHRFDHLVAGFEQQGLDPDAFEYYTKMFKYGMPPHAGFGLGGERLIMTMLGLENIREAVLFPRDRQRLSP; encoded by the coding sequence ATGCGAAACCGAACGTACACGGCCGACGCCGAGCCCGGTGACACGGTCACCGTCGCCGGCTGGGTCCACGAAGTCCGTGACCTCGGCGGCATCGCGTTTCTGATTCTCCGGGACACCTCCGGCAAGATTCAGGTCAAGTTCGAGAAAGACGAGATGGACGACGACCTCGTCGAGACGGGTCTGGGCGTCCACCGCGAGAGCGTCATCTCCGTGACCGGCGAGGTCGACGAAGAGCCGCGCGCGCCGACGGGCGTCGAAGTCACGCCCGAGAGCCTCGACGTCATCGCCGAGGCCGAGGCGCAGCTCCCGCTCGACCCCTCCGGCAAGGTCGACGCCGAGCTCTCGACGCGCCTCGACAACCGCACGCTCGACCTCCGCAAGGACGAAGTGAAGGCAATCTTCGAGATTCGCGCCGAGGTCCAGCGCGCCGTCCGCGACAAGTTCCGCGACCTCCGCGCGACCGAAATCAACACGCCGAAAATCGTCGCCACGGGGACCGAGGGCGGCACCGAGCTGTTCCCCATCACCTACTTCGGCCAGGAAGCGTTCATGAACCAGTCGCCGCAGCTGTTCAAACAGCTGATGGTCGGCTCCGGACTCGAACGCGTCTTCGAGGTCGGCCCCATCTTCCGCGCCGAAGAGCACAACACGCCCCGCCACCTCAACGAGGCGACTTCCATCGACTTCGAGTCGGCGTTCATCGACCACACGGAAGCGATGGACGTCTGTGAGGCCGTCGTCACGGCCGCCTACGAGGCCGTCGAGGAGAACTGCCAGGACGAGCTCGAAGCGCTCGGTCTCGAAGAGGAGTTCGAAGCGCCGTCCGGCGAGTTCCCGCGGCTCACCTACGAGGAGGCCATCGAGCGCATCAACGCCACGGGCGAACTCGACGAACAGCTCGTCTGGGGCGACGACCTCCCCACCGAGGGCGAGAAGGCGCTCGGCGAGGACGTCGGCGAGCACTACTTCATCACCGACTGGCCCAGCGAAATCAAGCCGTTCTACATCAAGGACCACGACGACGACGAGACGCTCTCGACGGGCTTCGACATGATGCACCCGAACATGGAGCTCGTCTCGGGCGGCCAGCGTGAACACCGCTTCGACCACCTCGTCGCCGGCTTTGAGCAGCAGGGGCTCGACCCCGACGCGTTCGAGTACTACACGAAGATGTTCAAGTACGGCATGCCCCCGCACGCCGGCTTCGGGCTCGGCGGCGAGCGGCTCATCATGACGATGCTCGGACTGGAGAACATCCGAGAAGCTGTGCTGTTCCCGCGAGACAGACAACGCCTGAGTCCGTAG
- a CDS encoding DUF4013 domain-containing protein produces the protein MRTRDHLASDMDVSDLEAAFALPLAEDTSVDTTLLGVVSTLASLATPLAGILLAGYVVRLVRAGDREAAALPSFDDLTGMAVDGARLSAALVALQLPAVGLATVSLPGSRPSIAMLSYATNPVMLGSFGVTALDTAGLVAAGLASLLGSYLSLVATVALAREASLAAAIPATRDLASDRSFVRVASAVALVVFVARLFVALCAAVPVAGTLLAATASFLLLVVSATLLGRGAPDASSPGADATRESHADGVNAESVESAESVPSA, from the coding sequence ATGCGAACCCGCGACCATCTCGCTTCGGACATGGACGTTTCAGACCTCGAAGCCGCGTTCGCACTCCCGCTCGCCGAAGACACCTCGGTCGATACGACCCTCCTCGGCGTCGTCTCGACGCTCGCGTCGCTCGCCACGCCGCTTGCGGGCATCTTGCTTGCGGGCTACGTCGTCCGCCTCGTTCGTGCCGGCGACCGCGAGGCGGCCGCGCTCCCCTCGTTCGACGACCTCACCGGTATGGCCGTCGACGGCGCTCGTCTCTCGGCCGCGCTCGTCGCGCTCCAACTCCCCGCAGTCGGCCTCGCGACCGTCTCCCTTCCGGGTTCCAGGCCGTCGATTGCGATGCTCTCGTACGCGACCAACCCCGTGATGCTCGGGTCTTTCGGCGTCACCGCGCTCGACACCGCCGGCCTCGTCGCCGCCGGCCTCGCCTCGCTTTTGGGGTCGTATCTCTCGCTGGTGGCGACCGTCGCTCTCGCCCGCGAAGCGTCGCTCGCCGCGGCGATTCCGGCCACGCGCGACCTCGCGTCCGACCGCTCGTTCGTCCGCGTCGCCTCGGCCGTCGCGCTCGTCGTCTTCGTCGCCCGTCTGTTCGTCGCTCTCTGCGCCGCGGTTCCGGTCGCCGGAACCCTTCTCGCCGCGACCGCGTCGTTCCTCCTTTTGGTCGTGTCGGCGACGCTCCTCGGTCGCGGCGCACCGGATGCGTCGTCGCCCGGTGCCGACGCGACCCGCGAGTCGCACGCCGACGGCGTGAACGCGGAGTCGGTGGAGTCAGCGGAGTCGGTACCGTCGGCGTAG
- a CDS encoding phosphoglycerol geranylgeranyltransferase: protein MSYPWEDWDHITKIDPDKDLVDGETFEDVCETGTDALEIGGTLDITEEKMERVIEATSKYDVPIYQEPSNPGVVIDDDALDGYLIPTVFNASDSFWITGAHKEWVRIEDGLDWDRTHTEAYIVLNPESSVAEYTDADTDQSAEDVASFARVAEKMFGQKIIYVEYSGTYGDPEKVGAAHDALDDATLFYGGGIHDYESAYEMGQHADAVVVGNLLHDEGVDAVRETVEGAKDATAELVAE, encoded by the coding sequence ATGAGCTATCCGTGGGAAGACTGGGACCATATCACCAAAATCGACCCGGACAAGGACCTCGTCGACGGCGAGACGTTCGAAGACGTGTGTGAGACGGGCACCGACGCCCTCGAAATCGGCGGCACGCTCGACATCACAGAGGAGAAGATGGAACGCGTCATCGAGGCCACCTCGAAGTACGACGTGCCAATCTACCAGGAGCCGTCGAACCCCGGCGTCGTCATCGACGACGACGCGCTGGACGGTTACCTCATCCCGACGGTGTTCAACGCGAGCGACTCGTTTTGGATCACCGGCGCGCACAAGGAGTGGGTCCGCATCGAAGACGGCCTCGACTGGGACCGCACCCACACCGAGGCGTACATCGTGTTGAACCCCGAGTCGTCGGTCGCCGAGTACACCGACGCCGACACCGACCAGTCCGCCGAGGACGTGGCGTCGTTCGCCCGCGTCGCCGAGAAGATGTTCGGCCAGAAAATCATCTACGTCGAGTACTCCGGCACCTACGGCGACCCCGAGAAGGTCGGCGCGGCGCACGACGCGCTCGACGATGCGACGCTGTTCTACGGCGGTGGCATCCACGACTACGAGTCGGCCTACGAGATGGGCCAGCACGCGGACGCGGTCGTCGTCGGCAACCTCCTGCACGACGAGGGCGTCGACGCGGTGCGCGAGACGGTCGAGGGCGCGAAGGACGCGACGGCCGAACTCGTCGCAGAGTAA